The proteins below are encoded in one region of Dioscorea cayenensis subsp. rotundata cultivar TDr96_F1 chromosome 18, TDr96_F1_v2_PseudoChromosome.rev07_lg8_w22 25.fasta, whole genome shotgun sequence:
- the LOC120282593 gene encoding ERBB-3 BINDING PROTEIN 1, which yields MSDDEVQEKELDLTSPDVVTKYKTAAEILNKALQLVVSECKAKVKVVDICEKGDAFIREQTGNVYKNVKKKIERGVAFPTCVSVNNTVCHFSPLASDETVLEENDIVKIDMGCHIDGFIAVVAHTYVIQDGPLTGRAADVLAAASTAADVALRLVRPGKKNKDVTEAIQKVAAAYDCKIVEGVLSHQLKQFVIDGNKVILSVTSPETRVDDAEFEENEVYAVDIVTSTGDGKPKLLDEKQTTIYKRAVDKNYHLKMKTSRFIFSEISQRFPIMPFTARALEEKRARLGLVECVNHDLLQPFPVLYEKPGDFVAHIKFTVLLMPNGSDRITSHPLQPLQPTKNIDDDPEIKAWLALGTKTKKKGGGKKKKGKKGDDAAEAEPMDNNNDGASQQD from the exons ATGTCAGACGATGAGGTgcaggagaaggagttggatctCACCTCTCCTGATGTTGTCACCAAGTACAAAACGGCCGCCGAGATCCTCAACA AGGCTCTGCAGTTGGTGGTGTCAGAGTGCAAGGCCAAGGTGAAGGTAGTGGATATCTGTGAAAAAGGAGACGCCTTTATTCGAGA GCAAACTGGAAATGTGTACaagaatgtgaagaagaagattgagAGAGGAGTGGCTTTCCCCACTTGTGTCTCTGTGAACAATACGGTTTGCCATTTCTCGCCCCTTGCCAGCGATGAGACTGTGTTGGAAGAGAATGACATTGTGAAAAT TGATATGGGGTGCCATATAGATGGCTTTATTGCTGTTGTGGCACATACTTATGTTATTCAGGATGGACCGTTGACCGGGAGGGCCGCAGATGTGCTTGCAGCTGCTAGCACTGCTGCAGATGTGGCATTGAGGCTTGTACGGCCTGGgaaaaag AACAAGGATGTTACAGAGGCTATTCAAAAGGTAGCTGCTGCATATGATTGCAAAATTGTGGAGGGGGTGCTCAGTCATCAGCTTAAACAATTTGTGATTGATGGAAacaaagtaatccttagtgtgaCTAGTCCTGAGACCAGAGTTGACGATGCtgaatttgaagaaaatgaGGTATATGCAGTTGATATTGTCACAAGCACAGGTGATGGCAAG CCGAAATTATTGGATGAGAAGCAGACGACCATCTATAAAAGGGCTGTAGACAAGAATTATCATCTAAAGATGAAAACATCAAGATTTATTTTCAGTGAAATAAGCCAGAGATTTCCCATCATGCCCTTCACTGCAAG AGCTTTGGAAGAGAAACGGGCAAGGCTTGGCCTGGTGGAATGTGTGAATCATGATCTCTTGCAACCATTCCCTGTTCTATATGAGAAGCCTG GTGACTTTGTTGCTCATATCAAGTTCACGGTTCTGTTGATGCCGAATGGGTCCGACAGGATTACCTCTCACCCACTGCAACCATTGCAGCCAACGAAAAACATCGATGATGATCCTGAAATCAAGGCATGGTTAGCTTTGGGTACAAAGACAAAAAAGAAGGGTggaggaaagaagaaaaaag GCAAGAAGGGTGATGATGCAGCTGAAGCTGAGCCTATGGACAACAACAATGATGGTGCATCTCAGCAAGATTAG
- the LOC120282304 gene encoding clathrin heavy chain 1-like, with protein MAAANAPIAMREALTLPSIGINPQFITFTHVTMESDKYICVRETSPANSVVIIDMSMPMQPLRRPITADSALMNPNSRILALKAQLPGTTQDHLQIFNIEAKTKIKSHQMPEQVVFWKWITPKMLGLVTQSSVYHWSIEGDSEPVKMFDRTANLTNNQIINYRCDPTEKWLVLIGIAPGAPERPQLVKGNMQLFSVDQQRSQALEAHAASFATFKVAGNDKESILICFASKTSNAGQISSKLHVIELGAQPGKPGFSKKQADLFFPPDFADDFPVAMQISHKYSLIYVITKLGLLFVYDLETATAVYRNRISPDPIFLTAEASTVGGFYAINRRGQVLLATVNEATLVPFVSGQLNNLELAVNLAKRGNLPGAENLVVQRFQELFSQTKYKEAAELAAESPQGILRTPETVAKFQSVPVQAGQTPPLLQYFGTLLTKGKLNAFESLELSRLVVNQNKKNLLENWLAEDKLECSEELGDLVKTVDNDLALKIYIKARATPKVVAAFAERREFDKILIYSKQVGYTPDYLFLLQTILRTDPQGAVNFALMMSQMEGGCPVDYNTITDLFLQRNLIREATAFLLDVLKPNLPEHAFLQTKVLEVNLVTYPNVADAILANGMFSHYDRPRIAQLCEKAGLYMRALQHYSELPDIKRVIVNTHAIEPQALVEFFGTLSREWALECMKDLLLVNLRGNLQIIVQAAKEYSEQLGVDSCIKLFEQFKSYEGLYFFLGSYLSSSEDPDIHFKYIEAAAKTGQIKEVERVTRESNFYDPEKTKNFLMEAKLPDARPLINVCDRFGFVPDLTHYLYTNNMLRYIEGYVQKVNPGNAPLVVGQLLDDECPEDFIKGLILSVRSLLPVEPLVEQCEKRNRLRLLTQFLEHLVSEGSQDVHVHNALGKIIIDSNNNPEHFLTTNPYYDSRVVGKYCEKRDPTLAVVAYRRGQCDDELINVTNKNSLFKLQARYVVERMDGDLWEKVLQPDNEYRRQLIDQVVSTALPESKSPEQVSAAVKAFMTADLPHELIELLEKIVLQNSAFSGNFNLQNLLILTAIKADPSRVMDYINRLDNFDGPAVGEVAVEAQLYEEAFAIFKKFNLNVQAVNVLLDNIRSIERAVEFAFRVEEDAVWSQVAKAQLREGLVSDAIESFIRADDATQFLDVIHAAEDANVYHDLVKYLLMVRQKTKEPKVDGELIYAYAKIDRLGEIEEFILMPNVANLQNVGDRLYDGELYEAAKIIFAFISNWAKLASTLVKLKQFQGAVDAARKANSSKTWKEVCFACVDAEEFRLAQICGLNIIIQVDDLEEVSEYYQNRGCFNELISLMESGLGLERAHMGIFTELGVLYARYRPEKLMEHIKLFSTRLNIPKLIRVCDEQQHWKELTYLYIQYDEFDNAATTIMNHSPDAWDHMQFKDVSVKVANVELYYKAVHFYLLEHPDLINDLLNVLALRVDHTRVVDIMRKAGHLHLVKPYMVAVQSNNVSAVNEALNEIYIEEEDYDRLRESVDMHDNFDQIGLAQKIEKHELLEMRRIAAYIYKKAGRWKQSIALSKKDNLYKDAMETCSQSGDRELSEELLVYFIEQGKKECFASCLFICYDLIRPDVALELAWMNNMIDFAFPYLLQFIREYTGKVDELVKDKLEAQMEVKAKEKEEKDLVSQQNMYAQLLPLALPAPPMPGMGGSTGMGGPFAVPPPMGGMGMPPMPPFGMPPMGSY; from the exons ATGGCTGCGGCCAACGCCCCGATCGCCATGAGGGAGGCGCTCACT CTCCCGAGTATTGGGATAAACCCGCAATTCATCACCTTCACGCACGTTACGATGGAATCAGATAAGTATATTTGCGTGAGGGAGACATCCCCGGCGAACAGCGTTGTGATTATTGATATGAGCATGCCGATGCAGCCGCTGAGGAGGCCCATCACTGCTGATTCGGCTTTGATGAACCCCAACAGCAGGATTCTTGCTCTCAAAG CTCAACTACCTGGCACCACACAAGACCACTTGCAAATCTTCAATATTGAGGCGAAAACCAAAATTAAATCTCATCAGATGCCAGAGCAG GTTGTCTTCTGGAAGTGGATCACTCCAAAGATGTTGGGGCTTGTTACACAATCTTCTGTGTATCATTGGTCGATTGAGG GCGACTCGGAGCCTGTGAAGATGTTTGATAGAACTGCTAATTTgacaaataatcaaattatcaaCTATCGATGTGACCCCACTGAAAAATGGTTAGTTTTGATTGGAATTGCACCTGGTGCCCCAGAG CGGCCACAATTGGTAAAAGGAAATATGCAGCTTTTTTCTGTGGACCAGCAGCGTAGTCAGGCACTTGAAGCACATGCTGCTTCATTTGCAACTTTCAAG GTTGCAGGAAATGACAAAGAATCTATTCTGATCTGCTTTGCTTCAAAGACCTCTAATGCTGGACAGATTTCATCAAAGCTGCACGTCATTGAACTTGGTGCCCAGCCAG GCAAGCCAGGATTTTCGAAGAAACAAGCAGATCTGTTCTTCCCACCTGATTTTGCAGATGACTTTCCAGTAGCCATGCAG ATATCACACAAGTACAGTTTGATATATGTGATCACAAAGCTGGGTCTTCTGTTTGTATACGATTTGGAGACAGCTACTGCTGTATACAGAAACCGAATCAGCCCTGACCCCATCTTTCTCACGGCAGAAGCTTCAACAGTTGGTGGGTTTTATGCTATTAATAGAAGAGGGCAGGTTCTTCTTGCAACAGTTAATGAAGCAACTCTAGTGCCTTTTGTTAGTGGCCAG CTGAACAATCTGGAGCTTGCCGTAAATCTTGCCAAACGTGGAAACCTTCCTGGGGCTGAAAATTTG GTTGTGCAGAGGTTTCAAGAACTATTCTCGCAAACTAAATATAAGGAAGCTGCAGAACTTGCTGCTGAATCTCCACAAGGCATCTTAAGAACACCTGAGACTGTGGCAAAATTTCAG AGTGTTCCTGTTCAAGCTGGGCAGACACCCCCTTTACTTCAGTATTTTGGGACGTTGTTAACTAAGGGAAAACTCAATGCATTTGAGTCTCTAGAATTATCTCGCCTTGTggtcaatcaaaacaagaaaaatcttttggAGAATTGGTTGGCAGAGGACAAGCTTGAGTGCAGTGAAGAACTTGGAGATCTTGTGAAG ACTGTAGACAATGATCTTGCTTTGAAGATCTATATAAAAGCAAGGGCAACTCCAAAAGTTGTTGCCGCTTTTGCTGAGCGGAGAGAGTTTGACAAGATTCTTATATACTCAAAGCAG GTTGGGTATACACCagattatctttttcttctgcAGACAATTCTAAGAACAGATCCACAG GGTGCTGTGAATTTTGCTCTAATGATGTCTCAAATGGAGGGTGGATGTCCTGTTGATTACAATACAATAACAGATCTTTTCCTCCAG AGAAACTTGATTAGAGAGGCAACAGCTTTTCTTTTGGATGTTTTGAAACCAAATTTACCTGAGCATGCCTTCCTTCAAACTAAG GTTTTGGAGGTTAATTTAGTCACATACCCCAATGTTGCTGATGCTATATTGGCTAACGGCATGTTTAGTCACTATGATCGTCCGCGGATTGCTCAGCTTTGTGAAAAGGCTGGCCTGTACATGCGTGCGCTTCAG CATTATTCGGAGTTGCCCGATATCAAACGGGTTATTGTCAACACACATGCGATTGAACCtcag GCTCTGGTCGAGTTTTTTGGGACCCTTTCAAGGGAGTGGGCATTAGAGTGCATGAAAGATCTTCTTCTGGTTAACCTGAGAGGAAATCTCCAAATAATTGTTCAG GCTGCAAAAGAATATTCTGAGCAGTTAGGCGTGGATTCATGCATTAAACTTTTTGAGCAATTTAAGTCCTATGAAGGTCTTTACTTCTTTTTGGGATCCTATTTGAGCTCCAG CGAAGATCCAGATATACACTTCAAGTATATTGAGGCAGCAGCAAAAACTGGTCAGATTAAAGAAGTTGAAAGAGTGACTAGAGAATCCAACTTTTATGATCCTGAGAAGACAAAGAATTTCTTAATGGAAGCCAAACTTCCTGATGCACGGCCACTTATTAATGTCTGCGATCGTTTTGGTTTTGTTCCGGATTTGACACACTACTTGTACACAAATAACATGCTTCGATATATTGAGGGATATGTGCAGAAA GTTAACCCCGGCAATGCTCCTCTGGTGGTTGGACAACTGCTGGATGATGAGTGTCCTGAGGATTTCATCAAGGGTCTTATTCTTTCAGTCCGTTCTCTTCTTCCAGTTGAACCTCTTGTGGAACAATGTGAGAAAAG GAATCGTCTTCGGCTACTCACACAGTTTTTGGAGCATCTTGTGAGTGAAGGAAGTCAAGATGTGCATGTTCACAATGCTTTGGGAAAGATCATTATAGACAGCAACAATAACCCAGAGCATTTTCTTACAACTAACCCATACTATGATTCCCGTGTTGTCGGTAAATACTGTGAGAAGCGGGATCCTACCCTTGCAGTTGTTGCATATAGAAGAGGACAATGCGATGATGAGCTCATTAATGTTACAAATAAGAACTCTTTGTTCAAATTGCAGGCCAG ATATGTTGTGGAGAGAATGGATGGTGATTTGTGGGAGAAAGTCCTCCAACCTGATAATGAATATAGAAGACAACTGATTGATCAAGTTGTTTCTACTGCACTGCCTGAAAGCAAGAGCCCAGAGCAAGTTTCTGCTGCTGTTAAAGCTTTCATGACTGCTGATCTCCCACATGAATTAATTGAGCTACTTGAAAAGATTGTTCTTCAAAACTCCGCATTCAGTGGAAATTTCAATCTGCAAAACCTGCTGATTTTAACAGCTATCAAAGCAGATCCTTCTAGGGTTATGGATTACATCAACAGGTTGGATAATTTTGATGGGCCTGCAGTTGGGGAGGTGGCTGTGGAAGCTCAATTGTATGAGGAAGCTTTTGCCATATTTAAAAAGTTCAATTTGAATGTCCAAGCTGTCAATGTTCTCCTTGATAATATCCGTAGCATAGAACGAGCTGTGGAATTTGCCTTCCGTGTTGAAGAAGATGCTGTTTGGAGCCAGGTAGCTAAGGCTCAATTGCGGGAAGGGCTTGTTAGTGATGCAATTGAGTCCTTCATCCGTGCAGATGATGCAACTCAGTTCTTGGATGTTATTCATGCGGCTGAGGATGCTAATGTCTACCATGACTTGGTGAAGTATCTACTGATGGTGAGGCAAAAAACTAAAGAACCGAAGGTGGATGGTGAACTTATTTATGCATATGCGAAGATTGACAGGCTGGGTGAAATAGAAGAGTTCATTCTTATGCCAAATGTTGCTAATCTCCAAAATGTTGGTGATAGATTATATGACGGTGAACTGTATGAGGCGGCTAAGATTATATTTGCCTTCATTTCGAACTGGGCCAAACTAGCTAGTACACTGGTTAAGTTAAAGCAATTTCAGGGGGCTGTTGATGCAGCTCGTAAAGCTAACAGTTCGAAGACATGGAAGGAGGTCTGCTTTGCTTGTGTGGATGCTGAGGAGTTCCGCTTGGCTCAAATATGCGGGCTAAATATCATCATACAG GTTGATGACCTGGAAGAGGTTAGTGAGTATTATCAGAACAGAGGATGCTTCAACGAACTGATCTCTCTTATGGAGAGTGGTCTTGGTCTTGAACGGGCTCACATGGGTATCTTTACAGAGCTGGGGGTTCTGTATGCTAGATATCGCCCGGAGAAACTTATGGAGCACATCAAACTTTTCTCGACTCGTCTTAACATTCCTAAGCTTATTCGTGTTTGTGATGAACAACAACACTGGAAGGAACTTACTTATCTGTACATTCAGTATGATGAGTTTGATAATGCTGCAACAACAATTATGAATCATTCTCCAGATGCATGGGATCACATGCAGTTCAAAGATGTTTCGGTCAAAGTTGCTAATGTCGAACTCTACTACAAGGCAGTGCATTTCTATTTGCTGGAACATCCTGACCTTATTAATGATCTTCTTAATGTGCTTGCTCTTCGTGTGGACCATACACGTGTGGTGGATATAATGAGGAAG GCTGGTCACTTGCATCTTGTGAAACCATATATGGTTGCAGTACAGAGTAACAATGTCTCTGCTGTAAATGAAGCCCTCAATGAAATTTACATTGAGGAGGAGGACTATGATAGACTTCGTGAATCAGTTGACATGCATGATAACTTTGATCAAATAGGTCTCGCACAGAAG ATTGAAAAGCATGAGCTTCTTGAGATGAGACGAATTGCCGCATATATTTATAAGAAGGCTGGGAGATGGAAGCAATCCATTGCCTTGTCCAAGAAAGACAATTTATACAAAGATGCTATGGAGACATGCTCTCAGTCTGGTGATCGTGAGCTGTCTGAAGAAttgcttgtttattttatcGAGCAG GGGAAGAAGGAATGCTTTGCATCTTGTCTCTTTATCTGCTATGACTTAATCAGGCCTGATGTTGCTTTGGAGCTTGCCTGGATGAACAATATGATTGACTTTGCTTTCCCATACCTCTTGCAG tttatcCGTGAGTACACTGGCAAAGTGGATGAACTGGTGAAAGATAAGCTTGAGGCACAAATGGAAGTCAAGGctaaagaaaaggaagagaagGATTTGGTTTCCCAGCAG AATATGTACGCACAATTGCTGCCCCTAGCATTGCCAGCCCCGCCCATGCCAGGCATGGGCGGAAGCACCGGAATGGGTGGACCATTCGCCGTCCCGCCTCCCATGGGTGGAATGGGGATGCCTCCGATGCCACCATTTGGCATGCCGCCAATGGGAAGCTACTAA